A part of Haliotis asinina isolate JCU_RB_2024 chromosome 10, JCU_Hal_asi_v2, whole genome shotgun sequence genomic DNA contains:
- the LOC137298716 gene encoding lupus La protein-like: MDDVKCKKENTEEENGTASDAVSALETKIINQIEYYFGDINLPRDRFLQDQITQDDGWVTLETMLKFNRLKKLSDDCGVICAALRKSASGLMEVAEDNLKIRRSPDKPIPDNTKERREEMSARCVYAKGFPEDLTLDGLQEFFSKQGPVESISMRRIPKTKDFKGSVFVVFAKKEDAETFVNAESLKYGETELIRSFRDDYFKRKNEEKRQAKKQHNDDVKEKEKEEDDKIRDRIKTSTILRLDGLPGNITLEDLRNFFSDFGTVAWVDHDNGETKGYVRFTNENEATEVLTKAKEAGEGKIEINNNEVTARVLEGEEELNHWKMIFKTKDDQRRSRNRAGGFKGGKRRNNQYGGRGKRRFNKDRNGDGEREDHGEPAAKTTKTEDD; this comes from the exons ATGGATGATGTTAAATG TAAAAAGGAAAACACTGAAGAAGAAAATGGCACAGCATCAGATGCAGTTTCTGCACTTGAGACAAAGATTATTAACCAGATCGAG TACTATTTCGGAGACATAAACCTGCcacgtgacagatttcttcAGGATCAAATCACTCAGGATGATGGCT GGGTGACACTGGAGACGATGCTTAAGTTTAATCGTCTGAAGAAGTTGAGTGATGACTGTGGTGTTATCTGTGCAGCTCTAAGGAAGTCTGCTAGTGGTTTGATGGAG GTTGCAGAAGACAACTTGAAGATCCGCAGATCTCCTGACAAGCCAATCCCAGACAACACCAAGGAGAGGAGGGAGGAAATGTCAGCCAGATGTGTATATGCT AAAGGCTTCCCTGAGGATCTAACACTGGACGGGCTGCAAGAGTTCTTCAGTAAACAAGGTCCAGTGGAGAGCATTTCCATGCGACGAATTCCCAAGACAAAAGACTTCAAG GGTTCAGTGTTTGTGGTGTTTGCCAAAAAGGAGGATGCAGAGACATTTGTTAATGCAGAATCCTTAAAGTATGGAGAAACAGAACTAATCCGAAGTTTCAG AGATGATTATTTCAAGAGAAAGAACGAGGAAAAGAGGCAGGCGAAGAAACAGCATAATGATGA TGTCAAGGAAAAGGAGAAGGAAGAAGATGAT aAAATACGAGATCGCATTAAGACATCCACCATTTTAAGACTTGACGGTCTGCCTGGTAACATCACACTGGAAGATCTTCGCAACTTCTTCTCAGACTTTGGCACGGTGGCCTGGGTTGATCATGACAATGGAGAAACAAAG GGCTATGTGAGGTTTACCAACGAGAATGAGGCAACAGAAGTGCTGACTAAAGCTAAGGAAGCAGGAGAGGGCAAGATTGAAATCAACAATAATGAAGTGACAGCTCGTGTGCTTGAAG GTGAGGAAGAACTCAACCACTGGAAGATGATCTTCAAGACAAAGGATGATCAACGCAGGTCTCGGAACAGGGCAGGAGGTTTTAAAGGGGGCAAGCGACGCAACAACCAGTATGGAGGGAGG GGAAAGCGGAGGTTCAACAAGGACAGAAATGGAG ATGGAGAGCGTGAAGATCATGGAGAGCCTGCAGCCAAGACAACAAAGACAGAAGATGACTGA
- the LOC137297974 gene encoding prohibitin 1-like — MAQRLFSNIGKLGLGLAVAGGVVQTALFNVDGGHRAVIFDRFQGVREYVVGEGTHFLVPWVQRPIIFDVRSRPRNIPVITGSKDLQNVNITLRILFRPKVDQLPKLFSNIGVDYDERVLPSITNEVLKAVVAQFDASEMITQRELVSQRVSEELTDRALQFGMILDDISLTHLTFGKEFTEAVEMKQVAQQDAERARYIVEKAEQQKKAAIISAEGDSSAANLLARAFGEAGEGLVELRKIEAAEDIAYQLSRTRNVIYLPQGQQTLLALPQ; from the exons ATGGCACAGCGGTTGTTTAGTAATATAGGAAAGCTCGGACTTGGTCTGGCAGTGGCCGGTGGAGTTGTTCAAACAGCACTTTTCAACG TTGACGGTGGACACAGAGCTGTTATTTTCGATCGCTTCCAAGGGGTGAGAGAATATGTTGTAGGAGAgggaactcactttcttgttcCATGGGTACAGAGACCCATAATCTTCGATGTTCGATCAAGACCCCGCAATATTCCTGTCATCACAGGAAGCAAAG ACTTGCAGAACGTCAACATCACTTTGAGAATCCTGTTCCGCCCCAAGGTAGATCAGCTGCCAAAGCTGTTCTCTAACATCGGTGTGGATTATGATGAGAGAGTCCTCCCTTCCATAACTAATGAAGTGTTGAAAGCTGTTGTA GCCCAGTTTGATGCCAGTGAGATGATCACACAGAGAGAACTTGTATCACAGAGAGTCAGTGAGGAGCTCACGGATCGAGCACTTCAGTTTGGGATGATACTTGACGACATCTCCTTG ACACATTTAACATTTGGCAAAGAGTTCACCGAAGCTGTTGAGATGAAGCAGGTTGCCCAGCAGGATGCTGAGCGAGCCAGATACATTGTAGAGAAG GCTGAACAACAGAAAAAAGCTGCCATTATTTCTGCCGAGGGGGATTCCAGTGCCGCTAACCTCCTGGCCAGGGCATTTGGTGAGGCAGGAGAGGGTCTGGTGGAACTGAGGAAGATTGAAGCTGCAGAAGATATCGCCTACCAGCTGTCCCGAACTAGGAATGTCATCTACCTCCCTCAAGGGCAGCAGACACTCCTGGCTCTACCTCAATAA